One genomic window of Chanos chanos chromosome 13, fChaCha1.1, whole genome shotgun sequence includes the following:
- the paqr4a gene encoding progestin and adipoQ receptor family member 4a → MAFLNGPRLLDWANSPPHLQFNKYVLTGYRPISSVQDCFKSLFYLHNELGNIYTHGIPLVCFLVLLPLNIPWSQISVTWLGVVHFLACLSPQLGSVVYHLFMNHEGGEPVYHTLLKLDMCGICMINTLGALPIVYSTLLCYPFTRTVALLVYILLSSYAIYSAVTARSSVRRLRSFAWQALFRFSFFLLRWVGVGGGSPTSLRHFLTMDALAVLGGVINIARIPERFRPGLFDYWCNSHQIMHVLVVGSILYLHWGVLDDLLWINSYNCPSE, encoded by the exons ATGGCATTTTTAAACGGACCCAGATTACTGGACTGGGCGAACTCACCTCCACATCTTCAATTCAACAAGTACGTCCTTACAGGCTACAGACCGATATCATCGGTCCAGGACTGCTTCAAAAGTCTGTTTTATCTTCACAACGAATTAGGAAACATCTATACACATG GAATCCCTCTTGTCTGCTTCCTGGTCCTTCTGCCACTCAACATCCCCTGGTCCCAGATCAGTGTGACATGGTTGGGTGTGGTTCACTTCCTGGCATGCCTGTCTCCCCAGCTGGGCTCTGTGGTCTACCATCTCTTCATGAACCATGAGGGAGGAGAGCCTGTCTACCACACCCTCCTCAAACTCGACATGTGTGGCATCTGCATGATCAACACACTTG GTGCTCTACCCATCGTGTACAGTACTCTGCTGTGCTACCCGTTCACGCGGACAGTGGCTCTGCTCGTCTACATCCTCCTGTCCAGTTATGCCATCTACTCCGCCGTCACGGCCCGGAGCAGCGTGCGCCGGCTGCGATCCTTCGCCTGGCAGGCTCTCttccgtttttctttcttcctgttaCGCTGGGTGGGCGTGGGCGGTGGCAGCCCCACCTCCCTTCGTCACTTCCTGACCATGGACGCGCTGGCGGTGCTGGGCGGGGTCATCAACATCGCACGCATTCCAGAACGTTTCCGTCCGGGCCTCTTCGACTACTGGTGCAACAGTCACCAGATCATGCACGTCCTGGTGGTCGGCTCCATCCTGTATCTGCACTGGGGTGTACTGGATGACCTGTTGTGGATCAACAGCTACAACTGTCCCTCAGAATGA